The genomic region CCTGGATCGATGATGTGCCTTTCCCTTACGCGATCGGCCTGCTGATTACCCCCGGTAATCAGTGGCAGCTGTCGCTGAACAGCACCTCGCAAGCGTTGTCCAACCCCCACTGGCCGCATGCACTGAATCTGATGCACACCCTGCTCGGCCAGCAGACTACCTGCCAACATGCCTGGAAAAATCGTGTATGGACCTGGCAACGCAACCCGTAACCGATAAAAACCGCGACGCCTACTACTGGCGCCTGCTGGCCACTGCCGCAAGCTTCACCCTGTTCGGGTTGAGCAGCCTGTGCCTGCGACTGGTGGTGTTCCCGCTGCTGAATTGCCTGCCGGGAGGCGTCCAGGCCCATCGTCTGCGAGCGCGGCAGACGGTCAGCCGGTGCTTCTGGTTTTTCATTCGTTTCATGGCGCGCAGCGGCGTGCTGACTTATGACATACAGGGGGCGGAAAAACTCGGACGGCCAGGCCAGATGATCGTCGCCAACCACCCTTCATTGATCGATGTGGTGTTTTTGATCGGTCTGGTGCGCCACGCCAATTGCGTGGTCAAGAAAAGCCTCTGGGAAAACCCGTTCACCCGCGGTCCGCTACGCTGTACCGAATACATCAGCAACGATGGCAGCATGGACATGCTCGACGCCGCTGCCGAGGCGCTGAAAAGCGGTCAGACCCTGATCATTTTCCCCGAGGGCACCCGGACCCAGCCCGGCCAACCGCCGGCCTTTCATCGGGGGGCGGCGGCAATCGCCCTGCGCGGTGCGAGAATCCTCACCCCGGTAATTATCAAGGTCAACCCGACCACATTGACCAAGGCCGAACCCTGGTATCGGATCCCCAAACGCCGCGTGCACTTCAGTTTCTGCGTCGGGGCCGATATAGACCCACAGGCCTTCGCTACGCAAGGACCTGCACCCCAGGCCTCGCGCAAGCTCAATGACTATTTGCACTCTTACTTTATCAAGGAGCTCGCCGAAGATGAGCGATCAGAACACCGTTAGCCTGATGCAGGAAATCAAAGAGCTGATCATCGAAGCCCTGGGCCTCGAAGACATCAGCGTCG from Pseudomonas sp. GGS8 harbors:
- a CDS encoding 1-acyl-sn-glycerol-3-phosphate acyltransferase — protein: MDLATQPVTDKNRDAYYWRLLATAASFTLFGLSSLCLRLVVFPLLNCLPGGVQAHRLRARQTVSRCFWFFIRFMARSGVLTYDIQGAEKLGRPGQMIVANHPSLIDVVFLIGLVRHANCVVKKSLWENPFTRGPLRCTEYISNDGSMDMLDAAAEALKSGQTLIIFPEGTRTQPGQPPAFHRGAAAIALRGARILTPVIIKVNPTTLTKAEPWYRIPKRRVHFSFCVGADIDPQAFATQGPAPQASRKLNDYLHSYFIKELAEDERSEHR